The Micromonospora krabiensis genome window below encodes:
- a CDS encoding phytoene desaturase family protein, which yields MSSELPARADVVVVGAGHNGLVSAILLARAGLDVLVLEAADVIGGATRTESPFPKVPGLRHSTGSYLLGLMPPELLATLDVRIPVLRRDPHYFLPTPGGLGSPYLLFGSDTASTRAQLAEFFSPADVAADDALQAELAALREDLAPAWLAEPLPVEETAERHVRPALRQVFVDLVRGSVADYLARFEFRSELLVSMYAVTDGLSGLNAGPDDPGTGHNFLVHNMCRLPGSGGTWMIAEGGMGTVSRTFAEAARAAGARILTDAPVRAITLDGGAASGVVLADGREVAARVVLGACDPYRLMGLLPDGALPAPLGERMTAVRRTGSTLKLNLALAGLPRFSCLPADAPSPFGSTIHLLPGSSSLVGGDATSPMAALRAMWADVRDGRLPAEPTIEWYLHTTVDPSLSDADGHHSSALFVQSVPYELTGTTWDAALPGYVERLVAICERYAPGTGDLIVDAVPLPPPGIEAHFGITGGHIHHVDNTVSFTDRMPYATGVDGVYAGSAGCHPAGSVIGAAGHNAARRILADLAPLPR from the coding sequence ATGAGCAGTGAACTTCCCGCCCGCGCCGACGTCGTGGTCGTCGGGGCCGGGCACAACGGCCTGGTCTCCGCCATCCTGCTGGCCCGCGCCGGGCTGGACGTGCTGGTGCTGGAGGCGGCGGACGTGATCGGCGGCGCGACCCGCACCGAGAGCCCGTTCCCGAAGGTGCCCGGGCTGCGTCACTCCACCGGCTCCTACCTGCTCGGGCTGATGCCCCCGGAACTGCTCGCCACCCTCGACGTGCGGATCCCGGTGCTGCGCCGCGACCCGCACTACTTCCTGCCCACGCCGGGCGGGCTGGGGTCGCCCTACCTGCTCTTCGGCAGCGACACCGCGTCCACCCGGGCGCAGCTCGCCGAGTTCTTCTCCCCCGCCGACGTGGCCGCCGACGACGCCCTGCAGGCCGAGCTGGCCGCGCTTCGGGAGGATCTCGCGCCGGCCTGGCTGGCCGAGCCGCTGCCGGTGGAGGAGACCGCCGAGCGCCACGTCCGGCCGGCGCTGCGGCAGGTGTTCGTGGACCTGGTCCGCGGTTCGGTCGCCGACTACCTGGCCCGGTTCGAGTTCCGCTCCGAGCTGCTGGTCAGCATGTACGCGGTCACCGATGGGCTCTCCGGCCTGAACGCCGGGCCCGACGACCCGGGGACCGGCCACAACTTCCTGGTGCACAACATGTGCCGGCTGCCCGGCTCGGGTGGCACGTGGATGATCGCCGAGGGCGGCATGGGCACGGTGAGCCGCACGTTCGCCGAGGCCGCCCGGGCGGCCGGGGCGCGGATCCTGACCGACGCGCCGGTGCGGGCGATCACGCTGGACGGCGGCGCGGCGAGCGGCGTGGTCCTGGCCGACGGCCGGGAGGTGGCGGCCCGGGTGGTGCTCGGCGCGTGCGACCCGTACCGGCTGATGGGCCTGCTGCCCGACGGCGCGCTCCCGGCGCCGCTCGGCGAACGGATGACGGCGGTCCGCCGCACCGGCAGCACCCTGAAGCTCAACCTGGCGTTGGCCGGGTTGCCCCGCTTCTCCTGCCTGCCGGCGGACGCGCCGAGCCCGTTCGGCTCCACCATCCACCTGCTGCCCGGCTCTTCGTCGCTGGTGGGCGGGGACGCGACGTCGCCGATGGCAGCGCTGCGGGCCATGTGGGCGGACGTGCGGGACGGGCGGCTGCCGGCGGAGCCGACCATCGAGTGGTACCTGCACACCACCGTCGACCCGTCGCTCTCCGACGCCGACGGGCACCACTCGTCGGCGCTGTTCGTCCAGTCGGTGCCGTACGAGCTGACGGGCACCACGTGGGACGCGGCGCTGCCCGGGTACGTCGAGAGGCTCGTCGCGATCTGCGAGCGGTACGCGCCGGGCACCGGCGACCTGATCGTCGACGCGGTGCCGCTGCCGCCGCCCGGGATCGAGGCGCACTTCGGGATCACCGGCGGGCACATCCACCACGTCGACAACACGGTCTCGTTCACCGACCGGATGCCGTACGCCACCGGCGTCGACGGCGTGTACGCGGGCAGCGCGGGCTGCCACCCGGCCGGCAGCGTGATCGGCGCCGCCGGCCACAACGCCGCCCGCCGCATCCTCGCCGACCTGGCTCCCCTCCCCCGGTAG
- a CDS encoding TMEM175 family protein yields MARDASRVEAFSDAVFAIVLTLMSVDLLQLGPAREDGSGLPGALWHEWPAYLAYIITFAIVGQVWLTHHNMWRYVIRVDQVLLVFNLVLLLFVAIIPFTADLLADNLRGDPFDQRLTAALYVGAVLGEALVFNLSWWWARRRRLLHPDLDPRLARAVARRFLLGPVLYVIAFAFVFVNPLLSLCLYLVLVGVYLIRGPGDLPSSAR; encoded by the coding sequence ATGGCCCGGGACGCGTCCCGGGTCGAGGCGTTCAGCGACGCCGTCTTCGCGATCGTGCTGACGCTCATGTCGGTCGACCTGCTCCAGCTCGGCCCGGCCCGCGAGGACGGGTCGGGCCTGCCGGGCGCGCTGTGGCACGAGTGGCCGGCCTACCTGGCGTACATCATCACCTTCGCCATCGTCGGCCAGGTCTGGCTCACCCACCACAACATGTGGCGGTACGTGATCCGGGTCGACCAGGTGCTGCTCGTGTTCAACCTCGTCCTGCTGCTGTTCGTGGCGATCATCCCGTTCACCGCCGACCTGCTCGCCGACAACCTGCGCGGCGACCCCTTCGACCAGCGGCTGACCGCCGCGCTGTACGTCGGCGCGGTGCTCGGTGAGGCGCTCGTCTTCAACCTGAGCTGGTGGTGGGCCCGCCGTAGGCGACTGCTGCACCCGGACCTGGACCCGCGGCTGGCCCGCGCGGTGGCCCGACGGTTCCTGCTGGGCCCGGTGCTCTACGTGATCGCGTTCGCCTTCGTCTTCGTCAACCCGCTCCTCAGCCTCTGCCTCTACCTGGTGCTGGTCGGCGTCTACCTGATCCGGGGGCCCGGCGACCTGCCCTCCTCCGCCCGCTGA
- a CDS encoding Rieske 2Fe-2S domain-containing protein yields MRVTGTGHASMRIDTAAGSILCDPWVNPAYFASWFPFPDNSQLDWESLGQVDYLYVSHLHRDHFDAKHLKRYVSKDATVLLPEFPTSEMEDEFRALGFTKFLKAPNEQVVELPGGLKIMIQALTSPTDGPIGDSSLWVEYDGVRLLNQNDARPTDLSVFAELGHVHAHLLQFSGAIWYPMVYELPQAAKTAFGKQKRDRQFDRTWRYIDDLKADHVFPIAGPPCFLDDELWQFNDIFGDEGNIFPDQSVFLTEYAKVGGTNGIVLLPGSVAEVTTEGATTTHPVPVAEFFANKIAHLEEMRERKRPIIEAEKASWRHPEVDVLAEMKRRIEPLLDESIYLAKGVGGPVRFDLVGTDDSGGETIESIVVDFPGKEVRPYADEKVRYRFRTERALIEHLLFIDEVDWVNSLFLSCRFSAARIGQYNEFVYAFFKCLSEERLQYAEGWYDEHERAVDAEDITLGDWVVQRRCPHLKADLSRFGIVDGDQLTCQLHGWRFDLASGRCLTSVGHKIRAHRADATTPAPAGEAAS; encoded by the coding sequence GTGCGAGTGACCGGTACGGGGCACGCCAGCATGCGGATCGACACGGCCGCGGGCAGCATCCTGTGCGACCCGTGGGTCAATCCGGCCTACTTCGCCTCCTGGTTCCCGTTTCCCGACAACTCCCAGCTCGACTGGGAGTCGCTCGGCCAGGTCGACTACCTGTACGTCTCCCACCTGCACCGGGACCACTTCGACGCGAAGCACCTGAAGCGGTACGTGTCGAAGGACGCGACGGTGCTGCTTCCCGAGTTCCCGACCTCGGAGATGGAGGACGAGTTCCGGGCGCTGGGCTTCACCAAGTTCCTGAAGGCCCCGAACGAGCAGGTCGTGGAGCTGCCCGGCGGCCTGAAGATCATGATCCAGGCGTTGACCAGCCCGACCGACGGCCCGATCGGCGACTCGTCGCTCTGGGTCGAGTACGACGGTGTCCGGCTGCTCAACCAGAACGACGCCCGGCCCACCGACCTGAGCGTCTTCGCCGAGCTGGGCCACGTGCACGCGCACCTGCTCCAGTTCTCGGGCGCGATCTGGTACCCGATGGTCTACGAGCTGCCCCAGGCGGCCAAGACCGCGTTCGGCAAGCAGAAGCGCGACCGGCAGTTCGACCGTACGTGGCGCTACATCGACGACCTGAAGGCCGACCACGTCTTCCCGATCGCCGGCCCGCCGTGCTTCCTCGACGACGAGCTGTGGCAGTTCAACGACATCTTCGGCGACGAGGGCAACATCTTCCCCGACCAGTCGGTGTTCCTCACCGAGTACGCGAAGGTCGGCGGCACCAACGGCATCGTCCTGCTGCCCGGCAGCGTCGCCGAGGTCACCACGGAGGGCGCGACCACCACCCACCCGGTGCCGGTGGCGGAGTTCTTCGCGAACAAGATCGCCCACCTGGAGGAGATGCGCGAGCGCAAGCGCCCGATCATCGAGGCGGAGAAGGCGTCGTGGCGGCACCCCGAGGTGGACGTGCTCGCCGAGATGAAGCGCCGCATCGAGCCGCTGCTGGACGAGTCGATCTACCTGGCCAAGGGCGTCGGCGGTCCGGTCCGCTTCGACCTGGTGGGCACCGACGACTCCGGCGGGGAGACCATTGAATCTATCGTGGTGGACTTCCCGGGCAAGGAGGTCCGCCCGTACGCGGACGAGAAGGTGCGCTACCGGTTCCGTACGGAGCGGGCGCTGATCGAGCACCTGCTCTTCATCGACGAGGTGGACTGGGTCAACTCGCTCTTCCTCTCCTGCCGGTTCTCCGCCGCTCGGATCGGCCAGTACAACGAGTTCGTCTACGCCTTCTTCAAGTGCCTCTCCGAGGAGCGTCTCCAGTACGCCGAGGGCTGGTACGACGAGCACGAGCGGGCCGTCGACGCCGAGGACATCACGCTGGGCGACTGGGTGGTGCAGCGCCGCTGCCCGCACCTGAAGGCGGACCTCAGCCGGTTCGGCATCGTCGACGGCGACCAGCTCACCTGCCAGCTGCACGGCTGGCGGTTCGACCTGGCCAGCGGCCGCTGCCTGACCAGCGTCGGGCACAAGATCCGGGCGCACCGGGCCGACGCGACGACTCCGGCGCCCGCAGGCGAGGCCGCGAGCTGA
- a CDS encoding DUF2631 domain-containing protein, with protein sequence MAGSEPVTSPDQHKPGHRKSGRIGAVLTALALVAMICGNHEGKVEDIWLIGLAVLLLVIVIGDAVLRRNGLRS encoded by the coding sequence GTGGCAGGAAGCGAGCCGGTAACGTCGCCAGACCAGCACAAGCCCGGGCACCGCAAGTCCGGGCGGATCGGTGCGGTGCTGACCGCGCTGGCGCTGGTGGCGATGATCTGCGGCAACCACGAGGGCAAGGTCGAGGACATCTGGCTGATCGGCCTCGCGGTGCTGCTGCTGGTCATCGTGATCGGCGACGCCGTGCTGCGGCGCAACGGCCTGCGCTCCTGA
- a CDS encoding DivIVA domain-containing protein has translation MASQGQRFRRKALRRGYKVDEVDAFLDRVEATLSGQPVGAPVASQEVHDVVFRVRFNGYDEWQVDLHLDRVERQLAELEERGGAGGRGGDPRMGDRMGPPDRMAPPMRDERGMSPVPQPLPPRPMPAQAGPPADRYGARYDEPTGAFAGGYDGPRGGYDAPRGPAGPAGPGGPVPGMPMGPGAPMGGPAGPPRGLPPGPGGYGQEEQRFDGFEAGRRARTDMTAEIRMPDRDPRRGPAGPPPMPQQGIGGPPMGGPPAVPGPPMGGPPMAGPPGSDLYRVDQIRRSFQVRRFGSGYDPDQVDRFFEALLGGMAGRNPMPVNPKDLDTLRFGLVPGGYFEAEVDGALKDVQDILFGR, from the coding sequence GTGGCGAGTCAGGGTCAGCGTTTCCGGCGGAAGGCGCTCCGCCGGGGATACAAGGTCGACGAGGTGGACGCCTTCCTCGACCGGGTGGAGGCGACGCTCTCCGGCCAGCCGGTCGGCGCGCCCGTGGCCTCCCAGGAGGTCCATGACGTCGTCTTCCGGGTCCGGTTCAACGGCTATGACGAGTGGCAGGTCGACCTGCACCTCGACCGGGTGGAGCGCCAGCTGGCCGAGCTCGAGGAGCGCGGCGGCGCGGGTGGACGCGGTGGCGACCCCCGCATGGGCGACCGGATGGGTCCGCCGGACCGGATGGCCCCGCCGATGCGCGACGAACGCGGCATGTCGCCGGTCCCGCAGCCGCTGCCGCCCCGCCCGATGCCGGCGCAGGCCGGCCCGCCGGCCGACCGCTACGGTGCCCGATACGACGAGCCGACCGGGGCGTTCGCGGGCGGCTACGACGGCCCACGCGGCGGCTACGACGCTCCGCGCGGCCCGGCTGGCCCCGCTGGTCCTGGCGGCCCGGTCCCGGGCATGCCGATGGGCCCGGGCGCTCCCATGGGTGGCCCGGCCGGTCCGCCGCGTGGCCTGCCCCCGGGTCCCGGCGGCTACGGCCAGGAGGAGCAGCGCTTCGACGGCTTCGAGGCCGGTCGACGGGCCCGCACCGACATGACCGCCGAGATCCGGATGCCCGACCGGGACCCGCGCCGGGGTCCGGCGGGCCCGCCGCCCATGCCGCAGCAGGGGATCGGTGGCCCGCCGATGGGTGGTCCGCCGGCCGTGCCCGGCCCGCCGATGGGTGGCCCGCCGATGGCCGGTCCGCCCGGAAGCGACCTCTACCGGGTCGACCAGATCCGCCGCAGCTTCCAGGTGCGCCGGTTCGGCAGTGGCTACGACCCCGACCAGGTGGATCGTTTCTTCGAGGCCCTGCTCGGCGGCATGGCCGGCCGTAACCCGATGCCGGTCAACCCGAAGGACCTGGACACGTTGCGCTTCGGCCTGGTGCCGGGTGGCTACTTCGAGGCCGAGGTGGACGGGGCGCTCAAGGACGTGCAGGACATCCTGTTCGGCCGCTGA
- the rlmN gene encoding 23S rRNA (adenine(2503)-C(2))-methyltransferase RlmN — MTSLPLIPTAPGAPAARRAAMPPQHLADLDLAGRQALMTELGEPAFRAKQVSTHYFGRLVRDPQLMTDLPAATRERLAERLLPSLLTPVRELACDDGATRKALWRLHDGSLVESVLMGYPDRVTVCISSQAGCGMACPFCATGQAGLTRNLSTAEIVDQAVYLAGVAASGAVAGSPARLSHVVFMGMGEPLANYNRVVAAIRRLVTPAPEGLGLSQRHITVSTVGLVPAIRRLASEDLSVTLALSLHAPDDDLRDELVPVNQRWKVAEVLDAAWDYAARTGRRVSIEYAMIKNVNDQPWRADLLGRLLAGKLAHVNLIPLNPTPGSRWDASPKPVEREFVRRLREAGVSTTVRDTRGREIDGACGQLAAAEDRDIDRAEATPA, encoded by the coding sequence ATGACGAGCCTGCCGTTGATCCCCACCGCCCCGGGCGCCCCCGCCGCGCGCCGGGCTGCCATGCCGCCGCAACATCTCGCCGACCTCGACCTGGCCGGTCGCCAGGCGCTGATGACGGAGTTGGGCGAGCCCGCCTTCCGCGCGAAGCAGGTCTCCACCCACTACTTCGGCCGGCTCGTCCGTGACCCGCAGTTGATGACCGACCTGCCGGCCGCCACCCGCGAACGGCTGGCGGAGCGGCTGCTCCCGTCGCTGCTCACCCCGGTTCGTGAGCTGGCCTGCGACGACGGCGCCACCCGCAAGGCCCTCTGGCGGCTGCACGACGGCTCGCTGGTGGAGAGCGTGCTCATGGGTTACCCGGACCGGGTCACCGTCTGCATCTCCAGCCAGGCCGGCTGTGGCATGGCCTGCCCGTTCTGCGCCACCGGCCAGGCCGGGCTCACCCGCAACCTCTCCACGGCGGAGATCGTGGACCAGGCCGTCTACCTGGCCGGGGTGGCCGCCTCCGGGGCGGTAGCGGGGTCGCCTGCCCGGCTGTCACACGTCGTGTTCATGGGCATGGGCGAGCCGCTGGCCAACTACAACCGGGTGGTCGCGGCCATCCGTCGGCTGGTCACGCCCGCTCCCGAGGGTCTCGGGCTGTCCCAGCGACACATCACCGTTTCCACGGTCGGCCTGGTTCCGGCCATCCGCCGACTGGCCAGCGAAGACCTCTCAGTGACTCTTGCGTTGTCGTTGCACGCCCCCGATGATGATCTGCGCGACGAACTCGTGCCGGTCAACCAGCGCTGGAAGGTAGCCGAGGTGCTGGACGCAGCGTGGGACTACGCGGCCCGGACAGGACGCCGTGTGTCGATCGAGTACGCAATGATCAAGAACGTGAACGATCAGCCGTGGCGAGCCGACCTGCTCGGCCGGCTGTTGGCCGGCAAGTTGGCCCACGTGAACCTCATTCCGCTCAACCCGACGCCGGGCAGCCGCTGGGACGCGAGCCCGAAGCCGGTGGAGCGGGAGTTCGTCCGGCGCTTGCGCGAGGCCGGGGTGTCCACCACGGTGCGGGACACCCGGGGGCGCGAGATCGACGGGGCGTGTGGGCAGCTCGCCGCCGCGGAGGACAGGGACATCGACCGCGCCGAGGCGACACCGGCGTGA
- a CDS encoding phosphatidate cytidylyltransferase, protein MDRFDGPPGPGADRYGPPGPGADRYGPSGPGTDRFDGPPGPGGDRNAGPPPDRYDAPGPDRYAGPGPDRYAGPAGPASRFDDEDAYPTAQLEPVRADSAPDATLTGEAEPPAGRRQPGKRRATAERPATQQTPSRAGRNLPAAIGVGLALGALILVPLFLFPPAFLAVVIAAVGVGIWEMTRAVRRSGAHPPLVPLVAGGALTVGLAWFAGPDALSLGLLVTVLGTMIWRLGDGPGGFQRDLTAATLIAVYVPFLGGFAALLAAAPDDGAWRILATLVAVVLSDTGGYAAGVMFGKHPMAPSVSPKKSWEGFAGSVTAAALGSALLIWLVFDVTPWWGALFGLAVSGAAVLGDLAESMIKRDLGVKDMSNLLPGHGGLMDRLDSILFALPTAYLLLAVFVPLAG, encoded by the coding sequence GTGGACCGCTTCGACGGCCCGCCCGGACCGGGCGCAGACCGCTACGGTCCGCCGGGACCGGGCGCAGACCGCTACGGTCCGTCGGGACCGGGCACGGACCGCTTCGACGGTCCGCCCGGACCAGGAGGGGACCGCAACGCCGGACCGCCACCGGACCGCTACGACGCACCAGGGCCGGACCGCTACGCCGGACCCGGGCCGGACCGCTACGCCGGACCGGCCGGCCCGGCGAGTCGATTCGACGACGAGGACGCCTACCCGACGGCACAGTTGGAGCCGGTGCGGGCCGACAGCGCGCCCGACGCCACCCTGACGGGCGAGGCCGAACCGCCCGCCGGTCGACGGCAGCCGGGCAAGCGGCGCGCCACGGCCGAGCGGCCCGCCACCCAGCAGACCCCGAGCCGCGCGGGTCGTAACCTGCCGGCCGCCATCGGCGTCGGGCTGGCTCTCGGCGCGCTGATCCTGGTCCCGCTCTTCCTCTTCCCGCCGGCGTTCCTCGCGGTGGTCATCGCGGCGGTCGGGGTGGGGATCTGGGAGATGACCCGCGCGGTCCGGCGCAGTGGCGCCCACCCGCCGCTGGTGCCGCTGGTGGCCGGTGGCGCCCTGACCGTGGGGCTGGCCTGGTTCGCCGGCCCGGACGCGCTCAGCCTGGGACTGCTGGTGACCGTGCTCGGCACCATGATCTGGCGGTTGGGCGACGGGCCCGGCGGTTTCCAGCGCGACCTGACCGCGGCCACCCTGATCGCGGTGTACGTGCCCTTCCTGGGTGGGTTCGCCGCGCTGCTCGCCGCGGCCCCCGACGACGGCGCGTGGCGGATCCTCGCCACCCTGGTCGCGGTGGTGCTCTCCGACACCGGCGGCTACGCGGCCGGCGTCATGTTCGGCAAGCACCCGATGGCGCCCTCGGTGAGCCCGAAGAAGTCCTGGGAGGGCTTCGCGGGCTCGGTCACCGCGGCCGCGCTCGGCAGCGCGTTGCTGATCTGGCTGGTGTTCGACGTGACGCCGTGGTGGGGTGCCCTGTTCGGGCTGGCGGTCTCCGGCGCCGCGGTCCTCGGTGACCTCGCCGAGTCCATGATCAAGCGGGATCTGGGCGTCAAGGACATGAGCAACCTGCTGCCCGGGCACGGCGGGCTGATGGACCGGCTGGACTCGATCCTGTTCGCGCTTCCGACCGCGTACCTGCTGCTGGCGGTCTTCGTGCCGCTGGCGGGGTGA
- the frr gene encoding ribosome recycling factor — MIDDTLLEAEEKMERAIEHAKEEFGAIRTGRATPAMFSKVIIDYYGTPTPLTQMASVGIPEPRMAIIKPYDNSQINAMEKAIRDSDLGVNPNNEGNQLRILLPQMTEERRRDMIKVARHKGEEAKVAIRNIRRRGKEELDRIVKDGEAGEDEVRRAEKELDDLTQRYVANVDELVKHKETELLEV, encoded by the coding sequence GTGATCGACGACACCCTCCTCGAGGCCGAGGAGAAGATGGAGCGTGCGATCGAGCACGCCAAGGAGGAGTTCGGCGCGATCCGCACCGGCCGCGCCACCCCGGCCATGTTCTCCAAGGTCATCATCGACTACTACGGCACGCCCACGCCGCTGACGCAGATGGCGTCCGTCGGGATCCCCGAGCCGCGGATGGCCATCATCAAGCCGTACGACAACTCGCAGATCAACGCCATGGAGAAGGCGATCCGCGACTCCGACCTCGGCGTGAACCCGAACAACGAGGGCAACCAGCTGCGCATCCTGCTCCCGCAGATGACCGAGGAGCGCCGCCGCGACATGATCAAGGTCGCCCGGCACAAGGGTGAGGAGGCCAAGGTGGCGATCCGCAACATCCGCCGCCGTGGCAAGGAGGAGCTGGACCGGATCGTCAAGGACGGCGAGGCCGGCGAGGACGAGGTACGCCGCGCCGAGAAGGAGCTGGACGACCTCACGCAGCGGTACGTGGCGAACGTCGACGAGCTGGTCAAGCACAAGGAGACCGAGCTGCTCGAGGTGTGA
- the pyrH gene encoding UMP kinase — MTQVVSDRTLAVDDPTAPPPGRARRVVLKLSGEVFGGGAIGVDPDVVQAIARQIATVVRRGVQVSVVVGGGNFFRGAELQKRGMDRARADYMGMLGTVMNCLALQDFLEKEGIETRVQSAITMAQVAEPYIPLRAIRHLEKGRVVIFGAGAGMPYFSTDTVAAQRALEIHADVVLMSKNGVDGVYSADPRIDPTASKFDSITFSEVLRRNLRVADAAAFSLCMENDLPMLVFGAQGDDTIVRAVGGDKIGTLITA; from the coding sequence ATGACGCAGGTTGTGAGTGACCGGACGCTGGCGGTGGACGATCCGACCGCCCCGCCGCCCGGCCGGGCTCGCCGGGTGGTGCTGAAGCTCTCCGGTGAGGTCTTCGGCGGCGGCGCGATCGGTGTGGACCCGGATGTCGTACAGGCCATCGCCCGGCAGATCGCGACCGTGGTCCGCCGCGGTGTGCAGGTCTCCGTGGTGGTCGGCGGCGGGAACTTCTTCCGCGGCGCGGAGCTGCAGAAGCGCGGCATGGACCGGGCCCGCGCCGACTACATGGGCATGCTCGGGACGGTGATGAACTGCCTCGCCCTCCAGGACTTCCTGGAGAAGGAGGGCATCGAGACCCGGGTGCAGAGCGCGATCACCATGGCGCAGGTCGCCGAGCCGTACATTCCGCTGCGGGCCATCCGGCACCTGGAGAAGGGCCGGGTCGTCATCTTCGGCGCGGGCGCCGGAATGCCGTACTTCTCCACCGACACCGTCGCCGCCCAGCGGGCGCTGGAGATCCACGCCGACGTGGTGCTGATGAGCAAGAACGGCGTGGACGGCGTCTACAGCGCCGACCCGCGGATCGACCCCACCGCCAGCAAGTTCGACTCGATCACCTTCTCCGAGGTGCTGCGCCGCAACCTGCGGGTCGCCGACGCCGCGGCTTTCAGCCTCTGCATGGAGAACGACCTGCCGATGCTGGTATTCGGCGCGCAGGGGGACGACACCATCGTCCGCGCCGTGGGTGGCGACAAGATCGGCACCCTGATCACCGCCTGA
- the tsf gene encoding translation elongation factor Ts produces MSEFTAADVKKLRDLTGAGMMDSKKALTEAEGDFDKAVEILRVKGAKDVGKRAGRTAANGLIAHSGQALLELNCETDFVAKTESFIALAQQLVEHGERSGVTNAEELLASELDGKSVADLIQEQSAKIGEKLVLNRFAKLDGTTAVYLHRKAQDLPPAVGVLVQYAGKSDEAGDADARGVAMQIAAMRPKYLTRDEVPSDVVESERRIAEQTAREENKPEAALPKIVEGRVNAFFKDYVLIEQSSVTDPKKSVKQVLSEAGIEVTRFVRFEVGQA; encoded by the coding sequence ATGTCAGAATTCACCGCCGCGGACGTCAAGAAGCTCCGCGACCTCACCGGCGCCGGCATGATGGACAGCAAGAAGGCGCTGACCGAGGCCGAGGGCGACTTCGACAAGGCCGTCGAGATCCTGCGCGTCAAGGGCGCCAAGGACGTCGGCAAGCGGGCCGGCCGCACCGCGGCCAACGGCCTGATCGCGCACTCCGGCCAGGCGCTGCTCGAGCTCAACTGCGAGACCGACTTCGTGGCCAAGACCGAGTCGTTCATCGCGCTGGCCCAGCAGCTGGTCGAGCACGGCGAGCGGAGCGGCGTCACCAACGCCGAGGAGCTGCTCGCCAGCGAGCTGGACGGCAAGAGCGTCGCCGACCTGATCCAGGAGCAGTCCGCCAAGATCGGCGAGAAGCTGGTGCTCAACCGCTTCGCCAAGCTCGACGGCACCACCGCCGTCTACCTGCACCGCAAGGCGCAGGACCTGCCGCCGGCGGTCGGCGTGCTCGTGCAGTACGCCGGCAAGAGCGACGAGGCCGGCGACGCCGACGCCCGTGGTGTCGCCATGCAGATCGCCGCGATGCGGCCGAAGTACCTCACCCGCGACGAGGTGCCGTCCGACGTGGTCGAGTCCGAGCGGCGTATCGCCGAGCAGACCGCCCGCGAGGAGAACAAGCCCGAGGCGGCCCTGCCGAAGATCGTCGAGGGCCGGGTGAACGCCTTCTTCAAGGACTACGTCCTGATCGAGCAGTCCTCCGTCACCGACCCGAAGAAGTCGGTGAAGCAGGTGCTGTCCGAGGCCGGCATCGAGGTCACCCGCTTCGTGCGGTTCGAGGTCGGCCAGGCCTGA
- the rpsB gene encoding 30S ribosomal protein S2, producing MAVVTMRQLLESGVHFGHQTRRWNPKMKRFIFTERNGIYIIDLRQTLDYIEKAYDFVRGTVAEGGSILFVGTKKQAQEAISEQATRVGQPYVNHRWLGGMLTNFQTVYKRLQRMKELEALGDLSGTAAGYTKKETLQLSREKDKLTKTLGGLRDMQKLPAAIWVVDTKKEHIAVDEARKLGIPVIAVLDTNCDPDEVDFPIPGNDDAIRSAELLTKVVAAAVADGLIARSGRRRGTDEKPEPGVASDEPLAEWERELLEEPKKADEPTEQPTEQPAEQPAAAAAE from the coding sequence ATGGCCGTCGTGACCATGCGCCAGCTGCTGGAGAGCGGTGTCCACTTCGGGCACCAGACCCGTCGCTGGAACCCGAAGATGAAGCGCTTCATCTTCACCGAGCGCAACGGTATCTACATCATCGACCTGCGCCAGACCCTCGACTACATCGAGAAGGCGTACGACTTCGTGCGCGGCACCGTCGCCGAGGGCGGCAGCATCCTCTTCGTCGGCACCAAGAAGCAGGCCCAGGAGGCGATCTCCGAGCAGGCGACGCGGGTCGGCCAGCCGTACGTGAACCACCGCTGGCTCGGTGGCATGCTGACCAACTTCCAGACCGTGTACAAGCGGCTGCAGCGGATGAAGGAGCTGGAGGCCCTCGGTGACCTGAGCGGCACCGCCGCCGGCTACACCAAGAAGGAGACCCTGCAGCTCTCCCGCGAGAAGGACAAGCTGACCAAGACCCTCGGTGGTCTGCGGGACATGCAGAAGCTCCCGGCCGCGATCTGGGTGGTCGACACCAAGAAGGAGCACATCGCCGTCGACGAGGCCCGCAAGCTGGGCATCCCGGTGATCGCGGTGCTCGACACCAACTGCGACCCCGACGAGGTCGACTTCCCGATCCCGGGCAACGACGACGCGATCCGCTCGGCCGAGCTGCTGACCAAGGTCGTCGCCGCCGCCGTCGCGGACGGTCTGATCGCCCGCTCCGGCCGTCGCCGGGGCACCGACGAGAAGCCGGAGCCGGGTGTGGCCTCCGACGAGCCGCTGGCCGAGTGGGAGCGCGAGCTGCTCGAGGAGCCGAAGAAGGCCGACGAGCCGACCGAGCAGCCGACCGAGCAGCCGGCCGAGCAGCCGGCGGCCGCCGCAGCGGAGTGA